Within the Deinococcus peraridilitoris DSM 19664 genome, the region ATGCCGCTTTGCTCCGCGCCTGATACCCTGACGCCACAATCGCATCGAATTTTGTGATTCGCTCGGTGATGCGTGCCTGACCATATTCATCGACGAGTTTCCGTGCCACTCCGGGCGCAACGCCGTGGCGGACGAGCTTGCCGACCAACTCTGGGTCAGCGACCTTCAAGGTGGTCTGGCGGGTAAATTCGTACCGCACGGATTGCTTTTCGCCTCGCCCGTCATAGTCGACGCGGCGAAGGTAACCTCGCTCGATCAGTTCCGCATGCGCGCCTTCCAGCGTACGGCGGATCTTCGCGGGTTTCTTGTCAACGATCTTGCAGGCGTCCGCCCATTCGATGATATTGACGTGGTACGTGGTAGCAGGGTCGTGTTCAGCGTCCGGCTGGTAACGCTGCGCGTCGAGCAAGCGGTACAGCGCACGGGTCAGCGGTCGCTCCAAACTCGCCAGGAACTGCAGGTTGAGGGGTTTGATGTACTGCGCGCGCACGGACTTGACAATCTCCTGCGCCAGGGTGAGGCGCAGGACACTTCCTCCCGACAGGTTCAGCCGATCGTTGTCGCTGGTGTACTCCAGCCGTTCGATGTAGCGAAAGCGCACGGTAGTCCAGCGGCCACCCGCACGCCAGGCCTCACTGGCGGTGTAGGTGGCCGTAGAGAGGCGGTCAAGGGATTCCTTGAGGGCTTTGTAGTAGTAACCGCTGGTATCCAGGCCGGTGACCTTGAGCACCTGATACGCGCTGGTGTCAAACGTTCCATTATCCGGGCTGCCAGCCTCGAGGTACAGGGTGATGAGCGCCAGGCTGATGTCATTGTCGAGTCCGTGCGGAACACCACCGTGCCGGGGGAGTGCGTCGCATGACAGGCGCGCCGGTCGACCGTCAACGACGAACTCGATAGCCCAGGTATTGTGCCCAACAGGAACGCGCTCCTGAATCGAGATCAATCCAAGACGAGCGACATTCGCCTCGTCGTAGCGTTTCAGTTCAGTGCTTTCGGGTGTGGCCGGACGTTTTCGTGGCATGCCGTTGCTTTGAATTGTACTGGTGATGTTGACTTCTTGTTGGATGTTCTTTTATTTGTATTTGAATACTTGATGTCAACATCAAGCAGAATCACGGGACGCCCTCTGGAGCGTCTGACCAAGGATGTTTTGGCCCAAGTCTTCCGATACGTTTGGCCCAAGTCTTCCGATACTTCGTGGCCCTCTCGGCCCAAGTCTTCCGATGCACCACATGTTTTGGCCCAAGTCTTCCGATACGTTTGGCCCAAGTATACCGATAGTCCCGGCCCAAGTCTTCCGATAGCTTCGGCCCAAGTCTTCCGTGTCTACTTCGTCCTGGGGCGAGCAAACGGCCCAAGTCTTCCGTGTCTGCTTCGTCCTGGGGCGAGCAAACGGCCCAAGTCTTCCGATGTGACGCTGGAGAGAAGTACGAGGACGGAAACGGCCCGATTTTACGGAGCGGAGTGGGCAATTCGGCCCAAGTCTTCCGTGTCTACTCCGAGTGCACGATTGCATTTGGGCCAAGTCTTCCGATATGCCCGGCAGTGGTCGTTCGGTAGTGTTCGCGAGGGTCCCAGCGTGACTTGCTGGCGCATCAAGCAGGTTGTTTTCGCAATGAACAGCGTTTTGGGTGGAATGGCACTGGTTTGTCCCAGCCTGATCGCGCGTTAGATAGAAGCAGTGGCCGGGCATTTTCGGCGACCCGTCTACACAATGGCCCAAGTCTTCCGATATACCATTCCTGTTACCCCCTTGGCAGACATCACCGATGACCGAGGTGAGCAGGGTCAATTCCTGTCCGCCTTCACCTGCGTTGATGAACGTGCCGGGAGCATGCGCCCCCACCGAATTGACGTTACTCACAGGTTGAAGCCCAGCCGCTTCACTTCGGCAACACGGAAGCAACATCGGCCAGATCCTGGTCTTGCTCGGGTTTGGTGGAGGGGGAGTTGAGTCTCGTCCAGAATGGGGACTGAGATGCCAAGACAAAGTGTCACGCATAGCGCGGAGTTCAAGCAGGAGGCCGTCCGGCTGGTCCTCACCAGCGGGAAGAGCTGTGCCGAAGTGGCCGCGACCTCGAGATCGCCGATTACTACCTGCTGGTCCGTTGGAAGCGACAGCGTGAGGCGCGCGAAGCGTCAGGGAAACCCAGCTTCACCGGCCGGGGTGTTCCAGCGCGCTCCGCGCAGGAGCTCCGCAGGGCTCAGCTCGAACGCGACCTCGAAATTGCGTGTCAGGAGCGTGACGTGCTGAAAAAAGCCGTGGCCTTCTTTGCCAAGGAAAGGACTTTGCTGGCGAATTCGAAGGTGTTGGGGAGGTGCAAGATGAGGCATGAGCCTGCACCCCGAACCAGTCAACGATATTCCTGAGCTTACCCAACAGGTCGCACACGCCTGCTTCCCCAAGCCGACGGCGCCCATGCTCATCCGTAACGAACTGGGCACGCTCTTTGCTGACCCTGACTTCGCCGCCCTCTACGCGGTGCGTGGCCAGCCCGCACTCAGCCCCTGGCGCTTGATGTTCGTCACGGCCTTGCAGTTCCTGGAAAATCTCACTGACCGACAGGCTGCCAACGCCGTGCGGAGCCGCATCGACTGGAAGTATGCGCTCGGGCTCGAACTGACAGACACCGGCTTCGACGCCTCAGTGCTCAGCGAGTTCCGAACCCGATTGGTCACGGGAGAGGTCGAGGAGTTCGCCCTCAATCGCCTGTTGGAGCTGTGCCAGGCCCGCAACCTGTTGCGAGCCGGAGGCAAGCAGCGCACAGACTCTACTCACGTGCTGGGTGCCGTGCGGCAGCTCAACCGGCTGGAATTGCTCGGCGAGACGGTACGCGCCGCCCTCAACGAACTTGCTGAGTACGATGGCGCATGGTTGCGCACAATTGTGGCGCCAGAGTGGCTTGACCGATACGCCCACCGGGTAGAGGACTACCGCTTGCCACGCGCCGAAGTCCAGCGCAATGCCTACCTTCAGCAAGCGACCGAGGACGGCTACGCGCTGCTCGCAGCACTCAACACCCACCCAAGGCGGGCTGAGGTGCTGGCCTTACCGTTGGTCGCCGTGTTGCAGCAAGTGTGGGACCAACAGTGCCGACACACGCGGAAGGGTGTTCGTCCCAAACGCCTCGACGAACTTCCTCCAGGTGCAGCGCGCATCGAAAGTCCGTACGACCCGGCAGCGCGCTACTCCATCAAGCGCCAGACCCGCTGGACGGGCTTCAAGGTTCATGTGAGCGAGTCATGCGACGACGAAAGGCCTCACCTGGTAACGAGTGTGGCGACCCTCAGTACCGGACAGGTTGAGCTGGGTGCTGTGCAGCACAGGAAAATCTAAAAGAACCAGGGGAAGCTGTGGAGGATGAACTCACGGCTTCCCGGCTCGCCGCACACGAGCCTCGCTCAGCTCCTTGCGCAACACCTTCCAGGTCTACGCAGCGACCAACGACAACGCTTCGCCGACATGCTGCTCGCCACCATCCAGGCCCAGCATGTCAGTCACCGAAAGCTCGCCCAGCACCTCCCTGGACACGCCCAGCCTGAAAGCAAAGAAAAGCGGGTGGCTCGCTTCTTCGCCTCAGAAGCCCTGACGCAAACTGAGGTCGCTCAGCTGATCCTGTCGCTCGTTGGCTCCAAGCGGGTCACCCTGATCATGGACCGAACAAACTGGCGTTTCGGGCAGTGCGAGCACAACATTCTGGTCATCGCTGTCCTTTACGCTGGCTACGCGATACCCCTGGTGTGGGACCTCCTTGAACATGGTGGGGCCAGCTCAACCAGCACGCGCATCGCTTTACTGGACCGCCTGCTTCAATTCGTACCTCGAAAGCGTGTTCGGGTCTTCCTGGCTGACCGTGAGTTTGTTGGAGCGCAGTGGTTTGCCGCCCTGAAAAAACGCCGGATCAGACGGTGTATCAGGATTCGAGATGACACATTACTGGACGACGTACCCGTGCGAGAAGCATTTACAGACCTCAAGCAGGGGCAGCTTCGGGGAGTCGTCGAACGCGAGCCGGTATACGGAACGCCCATGCAGGTCGTGGCCACTCTTTCACCTGCGGGGGAGCGAGTGGTCATCGCCTCTGACCTGTCTCTGTTCGACACCTTGGCCGAGTATCGGAAGCGATTTTCGATTGAGTGCACGTTCGTGAGGTTCACCCAATTGCTGGTCCAGAAGGAACTTCCAAAACAGACTGTACTTCAGCCCGCCGTCCGGCGGGCAAACTCCCATGGTGACAAGTTGCCAAGCGAGCTGTGAGGCCGCACGGAGTTGTACTCCCGGCGCCATACCCCGATAACGAACCGAGCCTGAGGCAAGCTCACGAACCAGTGGGTGTTGAGGCATTCATCCCGAAACCGACCGTTGAAACTCTCCACGAACGCATTCTGCACAGGCTTTCCCGGCGCGATGAAGTGCAGCTTAACGCCCTGCTCGTGTGCCCCAACGGGACGGGCGAAGCCCGACCCTCGTCCATTGATCCAAAGCCTTGCTGATGAACTCCGGACCGTTGTCGCTGACGATCACCTGCGGCTTGCCCCGCTCGGCCACCACCGAGCTGAGAAGCTGCGCCACTTTCTCGCCCGTGATCGACACATCCGCGTGGCACACCAAGCACTCCCGCGTAAAGTCATCGACTACGTTGAACACGCGAAACCGCTGCCCATTGGCAAGCTTGTCCGTCACGAAGTCCATGCTCAATCGTTGATTTGCACCCGTGGGCTTCTCGCTTGGAACACGGCCCTCAGCGACCACGCGCTTTCTACCTTTTCTGCGTACCGCTCACCCCTCAGCGCGATACACGCGGTACACCCGTTTGTGGTTCACCAGTTCGCCCTGACGTCGCAGCAACACGTGCAATCGCCGGTAACCGTACCGAGGCCGCTGAGCCGCCAGCTCCCCAGGCTGGTCGGCGAGGCGGCAGTCGTCCTTGCACCCCTGGTAACGGTGTGTGGATCGCCCAAATCCAAATACGCGCAGGGCGCGCCGTTCGCTGACTTTGAACACGGCCTGGTAGTGCCGCACCACGTTCCGCCGCTGAGCGGGTGCTACCACCGACTGGCCGAGCTTCGCTCGGCCTTCGGCCTCTTTCCCAGCGCGTCCTTGAGCATGGCGTTGTCAAGCGCCATATCTGCTACGAGCTTCTTGAGGCGGGCATTTTCATCCTCCAAGTACTTGAGACGCTTCATCTCGTCTGGTTGCATGCCGCTGTACTTGTTGCGCCAGAAGTAGATGGTCTTGGTGCTGATGCCGTAGGTGCGCCCGACCTCGGACACGCTCTTGCCGCCCTCGATGAGGTTGAGGATTTCGAGGATCTTCTCCTCACTGTATTTCTGCTGTGTTCTCGTCTTCGTCATACGACCTCCCGAACTGTAATTCGGAAGTGCCTTTGGACCAGTTTCCTGGGAGCATGTCAGTGGTGCCCCCTATCTTCGGGCTTATTCCCACCTACCAAACGCGTTGATGACCATTCCTAAACTCGCTCGGGTCGTTGGACGCGTATTCATTTGGCTGATTCCAGGCTGGTGTTGTCCGACCTGCGGTCATTGTTCAGCCCCGGCCGGTTAGTCAGACTGAACCCATGCACGCTCAAGTACTGCGGCTATACGGGCCACGGAAGCTGCAATGGGATGTTCAGCCGAGGGTTGAACTCCAGCCCGGCCAGGTCCGCTTTACGACGAAGCTCAGCGCAATCAGCGTCGCCTCGGAGTTGAGCTTGATCGAAAACCACGACTCCAATGCTTCCCCTCGTGCTGTCGGGTATCAAACGCTTGGTTGCGTCACTGAAATCAGCGAGGGTGTTCCCATCCCACCAGGGACAAGGATCGTCACGACGCTTGGTCACGTCAGCGAGGGGGTGGTGACGTACGAACGGTGTGTTGTCGTACCAGACGACGTACCTGACCGCGTGGCGCTCGCAGCCATTCTGGGCGAAGAGACGCATAAAGGCATCCGGAAAATCATGCCGCAAACGCATGACCGAATTTTGGTTGCTGGTGCGGGGCTGCTCGGTTTGTTGACCATCTTCAACTTGACCCGTCGTGGAGCAGCTGACGTGACTGCGATCGAGCCAGATGCCGAGCGGCGACAGCTTGCCGAACAGTTTGGTGTCGTAGTCGTTGCCCCTGGAGAACTTGGAAATCAGGAGTTCGACGCCGGGTTTGAGTGCAGTGCCAGTCCGGATGGGTTCGTGGAGTTGCTGTCGTCCTTGCGGCCTCACGGGCGGGCGTGTGTGCTCAGCGACGGAAACTGGGGCAGTTTGGTGTTGCCTCGCGCTTTTCACGACCGGGAACTTTTGGTTGTCGCATCCAGTGACGGTGAGGACTACCGGACCTATGCCGAGTGGTTGTGGCAGCATCCGGAGCCTCTCCTGACAAGGGTATTCGAGTCCTCGGTTGCGCCTGCCGATCTGGTGAACACTTTTGATCGGCTGCGTGTACTGCCTCGGCCCGTGTCCGTCGTAGTCGATTGGACGTGAGCGCATTGACGCCTCACCCCGCCTGCGTCAAGAAAACTCCGTTGAGACGACGCAAAGAAGTGGAAAGGCTAAAAGTACTTCCAGACTTCCCCGTCTGGCCGACCGGACCGGACGGTGCTCGACATCAGCGTCAACGAACTCTCCACAATCTCCTGAGTCATGGCGCTCCAGCCCTTCGGAATTCGCGCGTCAAACGTCATGTTGTACGTGTAACCGTCCCTGACACAACGCTCCGATCCACTCAGTGTGGTTGCTTCAGTCGCATAGGTCCACAACGCCATCTGCTGGGCCCCACCCGATGCCTCGCCGTACAGTCGGACGTTCCCTGACACAGACTCCTCTTGCACGTCGTACACTTCCAGGTTCGAAGTAAAAAACACGCGTGACGTAGCATTGCTGGACTTGAGCGTATAGGTGCAGTCGGGATTGGCGGGCATGGCGTTGAAGTCTTTCAGGTAAGGCTGAAGTTGCTGCGCGCTGGGCAGCGGGAGATTGAACTGACCGTTGGTCTGCACGACTGCTAAGGTCAACTGAAGGTTCATGTCAACGTCGAGGAATACCCGACGTGTCCGGCCTGGGTAAGCAACCCAGTCAACGATCGTCCCGCTCAGGGCTGTCATATTGCTCACTTCTTCCGGGGGCGTGGAAGGATCGGTGGTTTCAACTGGCGCTTTGGTTTCACCGGGTGTGGTGGTATTGGGTACGCTGGCACCACAGGCGAATAAGGAAAGCGTCATGAGGGTCAGAAATGCGAATCGAGCGGATGGCATATCAGCATCACGGTAGCAATCATTGCTGTACTCCATAAGCGCAAGTCACGCATACATCGGTGCTGCGT harbors:
- a CDS encoding replication initiator protein A, which codes for MPRKRPATPESTELKRYDEANVARLGLISIQERVPVGHNTWAIEFVVDGRPARLSCDALPRHGGVPHGLDNDISLALITLYLEAGSPDNGTFDTSAYQVLKVTGLDTSGYYYKALKESLDRLSTATYTASEAWRAGGRWTTVRFRYIERLEYTSDNDRLNLSGGSVLRLTLAQEIVKSVRAQYIKPLNLQFLASLERPLTRALYRLLDAQRYQPDAEHDPATTYHVNIIEWADACKIVDKKPAKIRRTLEGAHAELIERGYLRRVDYDGRGEKQSVRYEFTRQTTLKVADPELVGKLVRHGVAPGVARKLVDEYGQARITERITKFDAIVASGYQARSKAALLVDIIRDDQEKYADPQGFVSQDRRAELEVQRAEQTRGLEAKIAEEDQQRERAWRQLPLEDQAEEALKTVSALFGRRLSTSTLAALRSAIVNGELDAADLVKRTTQAAMNMQLQDLSQELSVYAQRFG
- a CDS encoding transposase — encoded protein: MSLHPEPVNDIPELTQQVAHACFPKPTAPMLIRNELGTLFADPDFAALYAVRGQPALSPWRLMFVTALQFLENLTDRQAANAVRSRIDWKYALGLELTDTGFDASVLSEFRTRLVTGEVEEFALNRLLELCQARNLLRAGGKQRTDSTHVLGAVRQLNRLELLGETVRAALNELAEYDGAWLRTIVAPEWLDRYAHRVEDYRLPRAEVQRNAYLQQATEDGYALLAALNTHPRRAEVLALPLVAVLQQVWDQQCRHTRKGVRPKRLDELPPGAARIESPYDPAARYSIKRQTRWTGFKVHVSESCDDERPHLVTSVATLSTGQVELGAVQHRKI
- a CDS encoding helicase, type I site-specific restriction-modification system restriction subunit, with protein sequence MLLATIQAQHVSHRKLAQHLPGHAQPESKEKRVARFFASEALTQTEVAQLILSLVGSKRVTLIMDRTNWRFGQCEHNILVIAVLYAGYAIPLVWDLLEHGGASSTSTRIALLDRLLQFVPRKRVRVFLADREFVGAQWFAALKKRRIRRCIRIRDDTLLDDVPVREAFTDLKQGQLRGVVEREPVYGTPMQVVATLSPAGERVVIASDLSLFDTLAEYRKRFSIECTFVRFTQLLVQKELPKQTVLQPAVRRANSHGDKLPSEL
- a CDS encoding zinc-dependent alcohol dehydrogenase, whose translation is MHAQVLRLYGPRKLQWDVQPRVELQPGQVRFTTKLSAISVASELSLIENHDSNASPRAVGYQTLGCVTEISEGVPIPPGTRIVTTLGHVSEGVVTYERCVVVPDDVPDRVALAAILGEETHKGIRKIMPQTHDRILVAGAGLLGLLTIFNLTRRGAADVTAIEPDAERRQLAEQFGVVVVAPGELGNQEFDAGFECSASPDGFVELLSSLRPHGRACVLSDGNWGSLVLPRAFHDRELLVVASSDGEDYRTYAEWLWQHPEPLLTRVFESSVAPADLVNTFDRLRVLPRPVSVVVDWT